The following proteins are encoded in a genomic region of Rubrobacter xylanophilus DSM 9941:
- the dxr gene encoding 1-deoxy-D-xylulose-5-phosphate reductoisomerase: MRRRVLILGSTGSIGTQALEVIRARPERFEVVGLSASSNAALLRRQVEEFAPRYAALESGEAGSLAGLGAEVLSGPGATALLAAVPADVVLNAVVGFAGLAATVSALRAGNRLALANKESVVAGGEWVMELARKGALIPVDSEHSALFQCLEGRRREEVDGLLLTASGGPFFDLDASRLAGVGPEDALRHPTWRMGAKITVDSATMMNKGLEVIEAHHLFGVPYERIRVAVHRQSAVHGGVLFTDGSAILHAAPTDMRLPIAYALLYPERLPLARPLPFAGERWTFEEPRNDLFRCLPLAVAAGRAGGPYPAALNAANEVAVRAFLDRRIKFLQIPEIVEEVLEVVPDFGPLRDLEAVEAVDRWAREEAGRRVRARA; encoded by the coding sequence GTGAGGCGGCGCGTCCTCATCCTGGGCTCCACCGGGAGCATCGGCACCCAGGCGCTCGAGGTGATCCGGGCCCGCCCCGAGCGCTTCGAGGTGGTGGGGCTCTCGGCCTCCTCGAACGCCGCCCTCCTGCGGCGGCAGGTCGAGGAGTTCGCCCCCCGCTACGCCGCCCTGGAGAGCGGGGAGGCCGGTTCCCTTGCTGGGCTAGGGGCCGAGGTGCTCTCCGGGCCGGGCGCCACCGCCCTGCTCGCCGCGGTCCCCGCCGACGTGGTGCTCAACGCCGTCGTGGGCTTCGCCGGGCTCGCCGCCACCGTGAGCGCCCTGCGCGCGGGCAACCGCCTGGCGCTCGCCAACAAGGAGTCGGTCGTCGCCGGGGGCGAGTGGGTGATGGAGCTCGCCCGCAAGGGCGCCCTGATCCCGGTCGACTCCGAGCACTCGGCCCTCTTCCAGTGCCTGGAGGGCCGCCGCCGGGAGGAGGTGGACGGCCTGCTCCTGACCGCCTCGGGGGGGCCGTTCTTCGACCTGGACGCCTCGCGGCTCGCCGGGGTCGGCCCGGAGGATGCCCTCAGGCACCCCACCTGGCGGATGGGGGCGAAGATCACGGTGGACTCCGCCACCATGATGAACAAGGGCCTCGAGGTCATAGAGGCCCACCACCTCTTCGGCGTCCCCTACGAGCGCATACGGGTGGCCGTCCACCGCCAGTCGGCGGTCCATGGCGGGGTCCTCTTCACCGATGGCTCGGCGATCCTCCACGCCGCCCCAACCGACATGCGCCTGCCGATAGCCTACGCCCTCCTTTACCCCGAGCGTCTCCCCCTCGCCAGACCCCTCCCCTTCGCCGGAGAGCGCTGGACCTTCGAAGAGCCCCGCAACGACCTCTTCCGCTGCCTGCCCCTCGCCGTCGCCGCCGGCAGGGCCGGCGGGCCGTACCCCGCGGCCCTCAACGCCGCGAACGAGGTCGCCGTCCGGGCCTTCCTTGACCGGAGGATAAAATTCCTCCAGATACCGGAGATCGTAGAGGAGGTGCTCGAGGTTGTCCCGGATTTCGGTCCCCTCAGGGACCTCGAGGCGGTAGAGGCCGTGGACCGCTGGGCCAGGGAAGAGGCCGGACGCAGGGTGCGCGCCAGAGCATGA
- the rseP gene encoding RIP metalloprotease RseP: MTVLVALLGLIFLIAIHELGHMLTAKALGVRVPEFGIGFGPALFKKKLGDTTYSFRIILLGGFARIAGMGDGRTGPGTYYEKPAWRRALIIFAGPFANILAAVLILTAIFMGAHEPSMTVERVVPGSFADEAGVKKGDRIVAVDGRRVESWDAFVGAVGDKRPGDPVRLVVRRDGEPKVFAGELKADPRDPERALVGVQPAPSGQTYGVLEAFGMAVGRVVEITRLLGVFLWQLLTGEQSLYQNVTGPVGIVSVSSQSVEQGFFPVLLAFISLNLALFNLLPILPLDGGHLLFLAVEKVIRKPVSEETMNRVAIVGLMLVLTLFLFATYADLSKIFSGEPFIPDR, encoded by the coding sequence ATGACCGTCCTCGTCGCGCTGCTCGGCCTGATCTTCCTGATCGCCATACACGAGCTGGGCCACATGCTCACCGCCAAGGCCCTCGGCGTGCGGGTCCCGGAGTTCGGTATCGGCTTCGGCCCCGCCCTCTTCAAGAAGAAGCTCGGCGATACCACCTACTCTTTCCGCATAATACTCCTGGGCGGGTTCGCGAGGATCGCGGGGATGGGCGACGGGCGCACGGGCCCGGGCACCTACTACGAGAAGCCTGCCTGGCGGCGGGCCCTGATCATCTTCGCCGGCCCGTTCGCGAACATCCTGGCGGCGGTGCTCATCCTCACGGCGATCTTCATGGGGGCCCACGAGCCCTCGATGACGGTGGAGCGGGTGGTGCCCGGCTCCTTCGCCGACGAGGCCGGGGTGAAGAAGGGGGATCGGATCGTCGCCGTGGACGGACGGCGGGTGGAGAGCTGGGACGCCTTCGTAGGCGCCGTCGGGGACAAGCGGCCCGGCGACCCGGTCCGGCTCGTGGTCCGGCGGGACGGGGAGCCAAAGGTGTTCGCCGGGGAGCTCAAGGCCGACCCCCGCGACCCCGAGCGGGCGCTCGTGGGGGTGCAGCCCGCCCCCTCCGGGCAGACCTACGGCGTGCTCGAGGCCTTCGGGATGGCGGTCGGGCGGGTGGTCGAGATAACCAGGCTGCTCGGGGTCTTCCTCTGGCAGCTTCTCACCGGGGAGCAGAGCCTCTACCAGAACGTCACCGGCCCCGTGGGGATCGTCTCCGTCAGCAGCCAGTCCGTGGAGCAGGGGTTCTTCCCAGTGCTTCTGGCGTTCATAAGCCTCAACCTCGCGCTCTTCAACCTGCTCCCCATCCTCCCGCTCGATGGGGGGCACCTGCTCTTTCTCGCCGTCGAGAAGGTCATCCGCAAGCCCGTCAGCGAGGAGACCATGAACAGGGTGGCGATCGTCGGGCTGATGTTAGTCTTAACACTCTTTTTATTCGCAACCTATGCGGACCTTAGTAAAATCTTCTCCGGGGAGCCCTTCATCCCCGACCGCTGA
- the ispG gene encoding flavodoxin-dependent (E)-4-hydroxy-3-methylbut-2-enyl-diphosphate synthase has translation MTETTVRERPVTSRRIMVGDVPIGGGAQIVVQSMTNTPTHDVEATVQQIYDLNAAGAELVRVSVNGSKALKGFREIVPRSPVPLIADIHFDYRMALGAADAGAACVRINPGNIGSDDRFRKVIEKCQEKGIAMRIGVNSGSVEKRFWHLPKAEAMVASALHKVEIAEEMGFYDFKVSLKASHVPVMVEANKKFREHSDAPLHLGVTEAGTKLPGAIKSAAALGQLLPYGIGDTIRISLAEDPLEELPVAYQILSALELRHRGPNVIACPSCARTLGFDVIGMAARVEERLRDYEDHFTVAVMGCIVNGPGEARDADYGVAGGKDDGVIFAKGRPLRKVHRDEIFDALFEEIEKDGRK, from the coding sequence ATGACCGAGACAACCGTGAGAGAGCGCCCGGTCACCAGCCGCCGGATCATGGTGGGCGACGTGCCCATCGGCGGCGGGGCGCAGATAGTCGTACAGTCCATGACCAACACCCCGACGCACGACGTCGAGGCGACGGTGCAGCAGATCTACGACCTCAACGCCGCCGGAGCGGAGCTGGTGCGGGTCTCGGTGAACGGCTCCAAGGCGCTCAAAGGCTTCCGGGAGATCGTGCCGCGCTCGCCGGTGCCGCTGATCGCGGACATCCACTTCGACTACCGGATGGCGCTCGGGGCGGCGGATGCCGGGGCGGCGTGCGTCCGCATAAACCCGGGGAACATCGGCAGCGACGACCGCTTCCGGAAGGTGATAGAGAAGTGCCAGGAGAAGGGCATCGCGATGCGCATCGGGGTCAACTCCGGCTCGGTCGAGAAGCGGTTCTGGCACCTTCCGAAGGCCGAGGCCATGGTGGCGAGCGCGCTGCACAAGGTGGAGATCGCCGAGGAGATGGGCTTCTACGACTTCAAGGTCTCGCTGAAGGCGAGCCACGTGCCCGTCATGGTGGAGGCCAACAAGAAGTTCCGGGAGCACTCCGACGCGCCGCTGCACCTCGGGGTGACCGAGGCCGGGACCAAGCTGCCGGGCGCGATCAAGAGCGCCGCGGCGCTGGGGCAGCTGCTCCCCTACGGCATCGGGGACACCATAAGGATCTCGCTGGCCGAGGACCCGCTGGAGGAGCTGCCGGTGGCCTACCAGATCCTCTCGGCCCTCGAGCTTCGCCACCGCGGCCCCAACGTCATCGCCTGCCCCAGCTGCGCGCGCACGCTCGGCTTCGACGTGATCGGGATGGCCGCCAGGGTGGAGGAGCGTCTCAGGGACTACGAGGACCACTTCACCGTCGCGGTGATGGGTTGCATCGTCAACGGCCCCGGCGAGGCCCGCGACGCGGACTACGGGGTGGCCGGCGGCAAGGACGACGGCGTGATCTTCGCGAAGGGCAGGCCGCTGCGCAAGGTGCACCGGGACGAGATCTTCGACGCCCTCTTCGAGGAGATAGAGAAGGACGGCAGGAAGTAG